CGAGCCGGCATACGGTTCACCCTCGCCGGCCAAAATTCTCATCGAGGTGGTCTTGCCCGCCCCGTTACGGCCCACCAGCCCGATGCGGTCGCCGGGCTGGATGCGTAACGCGGGGCCCGGCGCGTAGACGAGCGTGCGGGCGCCGGCGCGGACCTCGAGGTCCGTCGCGGTAATCACTACTTACTCCTTGAATGCTGTGTAGCGTCTGGCGCTGTCAGCGCTTGTCTCTAAAGGCCGCTTTACGCTGCTCCTTGCGGGCGGCGGTGGCTTCTTCGAAGTTGTCGGTGAGCAGCCGGACGTACAGCTGGCCCAGGCCCTCTTGGTGCATGTGACTTTCCAGGCTAGCGGCGTCCAGCCCACTCCAAATGGTGCGCTTGGTCAATTCGATCCCTGGACGGGAGAACCCGGCGATGCGCTCTCCAATCGCGTAACACTCTTCCAGCAGGGATTCCGAGGGCACCTTGCGGGATACCAAACCGATGCGTTCGGCCTCGTCGGCGTCGACGTCGCGGCCGGTCAACATGATGTCCGAAGCGCGGGAGGTGCCGATGGCACGCGGCAGCAGATAACTCAGGCCCAGCTCGCTGGCGGTCAGCCCGTTGTTGATACCGGCAGCCCGGAAGTACGCAGCCTCCGATGCAACCCGGACATCACAGGCCAGCGCCAGGCACAGGCCACCGCCGATGGCGGCGCCGTTGATGGCCGCGATCACTGGCTGATGCATCCGGCGCAGCGTGAGGATGACCTCGTCAAGGAGCTCCATGGAGCGCAGCGCGATCGTCGGCTGGGTCAATCCCCCGATATGCGGGATGGGCCCAGCAGATTTCTGATCGGCACCCGAACAAAACCCCTTGCCGGCCCCGGTGATGATGACGGCCCGCACATCGTTGTCATGACTGATGTCGACGAGCGTCTGCTTGAAGGGCAGCATCACATCGAACGCCATCGCGTTCATCCGCTCCGGCCGGTTCAGGGTGACCAAGGCAATATCCGGACGCGGACGGTCGACCAGCACGAAACTCATGCGTCCATATAACCGACCGCGGCGGGTTGCACCAAATCGTTTCCGCGCGGTACCGCGCGGGCCGCGCTACGCCTCTTGTTCGCGCAGTGCGGCCTCAACGTCGAGATCGCGGACCTTCTGCACCAGGTCGGCCAACGATGCCGGGGGCAGCGCACCGGCCTGGTTGAACACCAGCTGGCCCTGCTTGAACACCATCAGCGTGGGAATCGACCGGATGTTCGCCGCCGCCGCCAGCGCCTGCTCGGCCTCGGTGTCCACCTTTGCGTGGACGACGTCGGGGTTCTCCTCCGAAGACGCCTCGAACACCGGCCCGAACTGGCGGCACGGCCCGCACCAAGACGCCCAGAAATCCACGAGCACGATGTCGTTGTCGTGGACCAAGTCGTTGAACGCGTCAGCGGTGATGTCACGTGTTGCCATGTTGTCCTCAACGTCGCCGGGGTGCGTGATGTTCCAGGGGCCCTCAGTACAGCGCGGCCAGGGCCTTGCCGATGTTGAATCCCACGAACTCCTCCTGCCGGCCGGTGCGCAGCTTGTTCACCCAGTCGGGATCCGACAACAGCGCGCGGCCCACGGCGATGACGTCGAACTCGTTGTCGGCAAACTGCCGCAACACCGCCTCAACGGGCGCGGGCTCGATGTCCCGGACCTCGGTGGGTTTGAACTCCGTCTGCAATCCCACGGAGCCGACGGCAATGGCC
This genomic window from Mycobacteroides chelonae contains:
- a CDS encoding enoyl-CoA hydratase; translation: MSFVLVDRPRPDIALVTLNRPERMNAMAFDVMLPFKQTLVDISHDNDVRAVIITGAGKGFCSGADQKSAGPIPHIGGLTQPTIALRSMELLDEVILTLRRMHQPVIAAINGAAIGGGLCLALACDVRVASEAAYFRAAGINNGLTASELGLSYLLPRAIGTSRASDIMLTGRDVDADEAERIGLVSRKVPSESLLEECYAIGERIAGFSRPGIELTKRTIWSGLDAASLESHMHQEGLGQLYVRLLTDNFEEATAARKEQRKAAFRDKR
- the trxA gene encoding thioredoxin, whose product is MATRDITADAFNDLVHDNDIVLVDFWASWCGPCRQFGPVFEASSEENPDVVHAKVDTEAEQALAAAANIRSIPTLMVFKQGQLVFNQAGALPPASLADLVQKVRDLDVEAALREQEA